The genome window GCCGTCCGGGCTCCAGCCCGTGCCGTTGCTCACGGCGACGTCGTCGAGGACGGTCGAGGCCAGGCCGTCGGCGGTGAAGCGGGCCAGGGTGCCGCCGCCCGGCGCCTCGTCGTAGCGCATGGTGCCGGCGAAGAGGGAGCCGTCGGGGGCGACGGCGGCGTCGTTGGCGCGGCGGCCGGGGACCGGCTCGTGGTGCAGCCAGCGGAAGGAGCCGTCGGGGTCGGTGAGGCCGACGCCGTCCCGCAGGTTCAGCACGAGGCCGCCGCCGGCGCGGGGCTTGACCGCGCCGACGTGCTGCTCGGTGACGAGGACCGTGCGGCGGCCGGAGGCCGGGTCGTAGGTGTGGACCCGGGAGCCGAGGATGTCGATCCAGATCAGGCGCTGTGCGGCGGCGTCCCAGGTGGGGCCCTCGCCGAGGGCCGCGTACTCCCGTACGGCGACCTCGTACCCGGCGTGACCCGCCTGACCCGCCTGACCCGCCTGACCCGCGTGACTCGTGTGACCCGTGCGGGCCGTGTGCGCGCTCATGCCATGGACCGGTGGCCGAGGCGCTCCGACAGCTCCGCGGCGCCCTTGGCGGCGAGCTGCTCCAGCTCGATCCGGCGCTCGTCGCTCCAGCGGATCATGGGCACGGAGATGGAGAGCGCGGCGACGACCTTGCCGGTGCGGTCGCGGACCGGGGCGGCCACACAGGACACGTCCGGGTTGGACTCGCGGTTCTCCACGGCGAGACCCCGCTCACGGATCCGGGCCAGGGTCTCGCGCAGGGCGCCCGGGTCGGTGATGCTGTTGGGGGTCATGGCGACCAGGTCTGCGTCGTTCGGGATACGGGCGCTCAGCTCGGACTCGGGAAGGGAGGCGAGGAGCATCTTGCCCACGGAGGTGCAGTGCGCCGGGAGGCGGCGGCCCGCGGCGGAGACCATGCGCACGGCGTGTGTGGAGTCGACCTTGGCGATGTAGATGACGTCCGTGTACTCCAGGATCGCCACATGCACCGTCTCGTCGCAGGTCTCGGCGACGGATCTGGCCACCTGCTGGCCCTCGGCGGCGAGGTCCAGCTGCTCGGCGTAGCGGCTGCCCAGCTGGTACGGGCGGACTCCCAGGCGGTAGCGGCCGGGCTGGCCCTGCACCTGGACGATGTACCCCCGGGCGGCGAGCGTGGTGACCAGCTCGTGCACGGTGGTGCGGGGCAGCTGGAGTCTGCGCACGATGTCGGGGGCGGAGAGCGTGCCGTCCCCGTCCAGGAAGAGCTCCAATATGTCGAGCGCCCGGGTCACGGCAGGTACTAGGCGTCCCATGGTCGGCCCCCTCCCTCTGTCTGTCTGCGTTCTGTCCACGGCGAGCGTGCGAACCGAACTACGGCGGATGTTCGAAATTTCAACTGTCGATCGGCATAACGAACACAGGCTAGTCATAGTGCCCATGACCGGGCAATGGCCGGGAACACCCTGGGTTTTCCTGGTCGGGAACGCCGCGTCCTCCCCTTCGGGGACCTCGGGAGCGGCGAGGGCTTCGTCCAGGGGGCGGGGTGCGTTTGCGGCTGCGGGCCCGGTGGGGCTTCTCGCGCAGTTCCCCGCGCCCCTAAAAGACAAGGCCGTGAAGTTAGGGCTTTGGGAGCGTTGGCAAGTGCGCTCTGGTTCTATGGCTTCTTGGAACGTGGGAAGCGGAGCCCCGGTAGAACTGGCAGTCGACCAAGACAGCCGTTCACAGGACCGGAGGCTCCGCTGTCCGATCAGTGTGTCATCACGCGGGAAATCACGGTAGCCAAGGGCGTGTTCGCCCCGGGGCATCTGGGGGAACTCACCCGGATCATCCCGTTCGAGATGGTCGATGCGGTCCTTGCCGAGACCGGTGCTGTCCAGCAACGGCTGCGGAAGATTCCCGCCCGGGTGGTGGTCTACCTGCTGCTGGCCGCGGCCCTGTTCGAGGACTGCGGCTACCTGGCCGTCTGGCGCAGGCTCACCGCCGCGCTGGAGACGATACCGGTCGTGAAGATCACCGGCGCGGGGCTCTGGGACGCCCGCAGGCGTCTGGGCGTGCGGCCCATGCGGGCCCTGTTCGATCTGCTGCGCGGGCCGGCCACGGTGATCCGCACCCGCGGCGCCCGCTTCAAGGGCCTGCTGGCCGTTGCGATCGACGGCACCTACCTCGACGTTCCCGACAGCCCGCCGCACCGGGCCCGTCTGGGCAAGGGGTCCAACCGGTTCGGAACTGCCGGCTACCCGCAGATCTGCCTGACCGCGCTGGTGGCCTGTGGCACCCGGGCGATCCTGGATGCCGCCTTCGGACCGCGCTCCCAGGGAGAGACCGGACACGGCAGGCGGCTCATGCGCTCCCTGCACGCCGGAATGATCGTCCTGCTGGACCGGGGCTTTTCGGGCAACGCGTTCCTGACAGCCGTCGCCGCCACCGAAGCCTCCTTCCTCGCACGCATCACTGCCACCCGCAAACCTCCCGTCCTGGCCCGCTTCGGCGACGGCTCCCACCTCTCCCGCTTCGGCGCCCTCGAGGTCCGCATCATCGAATGCGAGATCACCGTCACCACCAGCCAGGGCCGCCGCACCGGGCTCTACCGGCTGGCCACCAACCTCCTGGACCACCACCGCTACCCGGCATCCGACCTGGTCAGTCTGTATCACGAGCGGTGGGAAGTGGAGTCCGCCTACTTCGCGATCAAGAAAACGATGCTGGGCCGGCGGGTCCTGCGCTCCACCACTCCGCCCGGCATCGCCCAGGAGGTCTACGCCCTGCTGAGCGCCTACCAGGCCCTGCGGATCGCTATCGCCGACGCCACCGGGGCCACACCCGGAACAGACCCGGACCGGGCCAGCTTCAGCGTTGCCCTGCGATGCGCCCGCGACCAGATCGTCCAGGCCGCGGGCATCATCGCCGGCACCACGATCGACCTCGTCGGGACGATCGGCCGAACCGTCCTGGAACACCTCATGCCCGCCCGCCGCCTCCGCATCAGCCCCCGCGCAGTGAAACGACCCCTGTCCCGATACGCCTACAAAAGCCTCAATATCGACCGACGCACCTACACAGCCACCCTCAGCATCAACATCTTGACGCCGACGATCAGCCCATAACTTCACGGCCTTGCCCTAAAAGACCAGGCCCGCAGGGGCCTGAAAAGCACGGGGCGCAGCCCCAGCTTTTTCAGGGGCGCGGGGAACTGCGCGACCAGCCCCCACCGGGCCCGCAGCCGCAAACGCACCGCACCCCCCGAGCCGCCAGGCGCCCTCACCTCCTCCCGCGCGGATCCCCCAGCTCCCCCCGCAACCGCTGCGCCCGAAGCACCAGCTCCAGCTCGAAGCGGCGGTCGGGATCGTCGATCTCGTCGCCCCAGAGCTCCCGGATCTGCCGAAGCCGATAACGGACGGTTTGCGGATGCACACCCAGACGCGTGGCGATCTCCGGCGCACCCCCACGCGTCTCCAGCCACGCGAGCAGCGTCTCGGCAAGGCGCCGCCCGTGCGTGGGACCGCAGTGCGCGAGGGGCGCGAGACACCGCAGGGCGAGGTCGTCGATCAGTTCCTCGGGCTGGAGGAGAACGAGGGCCTCGGTGTGCTCGGTGCAGTGCAGAACCTCACCCCCGGGCAACAGCCGCCGCTCCATCAGCCGTACCGCCGCCTCCGCCCAGCGCAGCGACTTCGCCGCGTCGGCCAGCGGCACCGGCGGGCCGATCGCCCCGGACCAGCCGGTCAGGGCGCGGTGCAGGAGTTCAGGGCGGCCGGCCGCGTCCGGTTCGGGGACGACCATGCGGGGCTGCTCGTACTCCATGTCGAGCAGCACGCCCTGGCCGACGGCGGGAGCCATGGCCTCGCGGGCGGGGCGTAGGAGGACCCCGACCGCGACCTTCTCCGGGAGGGTCCAGCCGATCCGGGCGGCGCGTTCGGTGAGCGCGTCGGCCGGGTCGCCCCTGTGGTGCTCGGCCAACAGCAGTTCCATCAACCTGCGTTGCAGTCGCAGACGTTCACCCGCCTGCCGGGCCGCCGCCTCCGCGTAGCCGCGCACCGACTGGTCCACCAGGCCGTCCAGGTACTCGTATCCGGCGTCGACGAGTTCGTACATCGCGGGCGGCGGGATCTCCACGCGCTGGCCGATCTCCGCGAAACGGCGCCAGGCGAGGCGTACGCCGAGGCGGTAGATCGCCTGGAGGGAGTCGAGGCTGCGGCCGTTGAGGCCCTCGCCGCGGCCGAACTCCTGGAAGACACCGGGAGGGACGCGCGGGCGGCCCTCGGCGATCTCCAGATGCTGGACGAAGACCTCGATCGCGCGGCGGATGCCGATGAGGGCCATCGGCTCGCCGGAGTCGTCGAGGACGACGGGCAGATGCGGGTACTCACGGCGGATCTCGCGCAGGATCTCCTCGGCGAGGGCGGGCGCCTCGGCCATGGCGATCGCGGCGAACTCGCGCACCTGGAGCCGCGGTACGTCGTGCCAGGCGGAGCGGACGGTGACGGTTCCCGGGCCTCCGGTCACCCCTCAGCGCTCCTGACCGGCGTTCTCGTACGTGATGAGCGGGGTGTTCGGCTGTTCCGGGGTCGCGTCGAGCAGCGCGACGATGCCGAGCGCGGCCCCGACGGCGAGCGCGGCGGCGGCCACCATGGTCAGCGCGGCGGCGAGGACGCGTCGGGAGAGCGTGGTGGTCCGCCCGGCGGGCGGGACCGCCGGCGCCGGACGCACGCCCTCGGCACCCTCGGGGTGCTCGGCGGAAGCCCCCGGACCGGGGGCAGCCGGGCGTTCGCCCGGTGTGGCGAG of Streptomyces phaeolivaceus contains these proteins:
- a CDS encoding SMP-30/gluconolactonase/LRE family protein, with the protein product MSAHTARTGHTSHAGQAGQAGQAGHAGYEVAVREYAALGEGPTWDAAAQRLIWIDILGSRVHTYDPASGRRTVLVTEQHVGAVKPRAGGGLVLNLRDGVGLTDPDGSFRWLHHEPVPGRRANDAAVAPDGSLFAGTMRYDEAPGGGTLARFTADGLASTVLDDVAVSNGTGWSPDGRLMYYIDSPTRRIDVFDYTDTGDGVRLPANRRPFVTVEDGAGFPDGLTVDAEGCVWVALWEGAAVRRYTPAGTLDRTIPLATPRPTACAFAGPDLTDLYITTARTGTETPHPLSGSLLVVPGAGKGLPQPVFAG
- a CDS encoding IclR family transcriptional regulator, encoding MGRLVPAVTRALDILELFLDGDGTLSAPDIVRRLQLPRTTVHELVTTLAARGYIVQVQGQPGRYRLGVRPYQLGSRYAEQLDLAAEGQQVARSVAETCDETVHVAILEYTDVIYIAKVDSTHAVRMVSAAGRRLPAHCTSVGKMLLASLPESELSARIPNDADLVAMTPNSITDPGALRETLARIRERGLAVENRESNPDVSCVAAPVRDRTGKVVAALSISVPMIRWSDERRIELEQLAAKGAAELSERLGHRSMA
- a CDS encoding IS4 family transposase yields the protein MFAPGHLGELTRIIPFEMVDAVLAETGAVQQRLRKIPARVVVYLLLAAALFEDCGYLAVWRRLTAALETIPVVKITGAGLWDARRRLGVRPMRALFDLLRGPATVIRTRGARFKGLLAVAIDGTYLDVPDSPPHRARLGKGSNRFGTAGYPQICLTALVACGTRAILDAAFGPRSQGETGHGRRLMRSLHAGMIVLLDRGFSGNAFLTAVAATEASFLARITATRKPPVLARFGDGSHLSRFGALEVRIIECEITVTTSQGRRTGLYRLATNLLDHHRYPASDLVSLYHERWEVESAYFAIKKTMLGRRVLRSTTPPGIAQEVYALLSAYQALRIAIADATGATPGTDPDRASFSVALRCARDQIVQAAGIIAGTTIDLVGTIGRTVLEHLMPARRLRISPRAVKRPLSRYAYKSLNIDRRTYTATLSINILTPTISP
- a CDS encoding helix-turn-helix domain-containing protein, translated to MTGGPGTVTVRSAWHDVPRLQVREFAAIAMAEAPALAEEILREIRREYPHLPVVLDDSGEPMALIGIRRAIEVFVQHLEIAEGRPRVPPGVFQEFGRGEGLNGRSLDSLQAIYRLGVRLAWRRFAEIGQRVEIPPPAMYELVDAGYEYLDGLVDQSVRGYAEAAARQAGERLRLQRRLMELLLAEHHRGDPADALTERAARIGWTLPEKVAVGVLLRPAREAMAPAVGQGVLLDMEYEQPRMVVPEPDAAGRPELLHRALTGWSGAIGPPVPLADAAKSLRWAEAAVRLMERRLLPGGEVLHCTEHTEALVLLQPEELIDDLALRCLAPLAHCGPTHGRRLAETLLAWLETRGGAPEIATRLGVHPQTVRYRLRQIRELWGDEIDDPDRRFELELVLRAQRLRGELGDPRGRR